The Sorangiineae bacterium MSr11367 genome window below encodes:
- a CDS encoding helix-turn-helix transcriptional regulator — protein sequence MVKRTSLEGASCPVARSLDAIGDWWSLLIVRDALEGVQRFSDFQRSLGLSKGILATRLRSLIEAGILEHVPSEDGGAHGRYVLTTKGRGLFHVIVALRQWGEQFSYEPHETISVALLDGATDRPVRPLELRSDDGRLLSVNDVKVVKRRKT from the coding sequence ATGGTGAAAAGAACGAGTCTAGAAGGGGCATCGTGCCCGGTGGCGCGCTCGCTCGATGCCATCGGCGACTGGTGGTCCCTCTTGATCGTGCGCGACGCGCTGGAGGGCGTGCAGCGCTTCAGTGATTTTCAGCGGAGTCTGGGATTGTCCAAGGGCATCCTGGCCACCCGCCTACGCTCGTTGATCGAAGCCGGCATTCTCGAGCACGTGCCTTCCGAAGATGGGGGCGCGCACGGCCGCTACGTCCTCACGACGAAGGGCCGCGGTCTTTTTCATGTCATCGTGGCCCTGCGCCAATGGGGGGAGCAGTTCTCGTACGAGCCGCACGAGACGATTTCGGTCGCGCTTTTGGATGGCGCGACCGATCGCCCCGTGCGCCCCCTCGAGCTACGCTCCGACGACGGTCGCTTGCTCTCGGTGAACGACGTGAAGGTGGTCAAGCGACGCAAAACGTAA
- a CDS encoding alpha/beta hydrolase, with protein sequence MMFWPSLLMDGTMWSSVAAHFESRYRVVLVDSPGHGESDPLVRKFAFDECARCIAELLDGLEIAKTIFVGNSWGAMIGGTFAARHPKRVVASVLMNGTASEAGLRQKLEYFALTRIVRAMGGVRGPLMRSVTRAFLGPTSLREKPEAVRTIRETVARAHVTSSILAVESVVSARPDQHALLATIRSPVYVVAGEEDPTFSLAETQRMAAAIPGAEFHVMPRTGHLAGLERPTEVAALIDGFLARVLP encoded by the coding sequence ATGATGTTTTGGCCGAGCCTCTTGATGGACGGCACCATGTGGTCCTCCGTGGCGGCGCATTTCGAGAGCCGGTACCGCGTGGTGCTCGTAGACTCGCCGGGCCACGGTGAGAGCGACCCCTTGGTGCGAAAGTTCGCATTCGACGAGTGTGCGCGTTGCATCGCCGAGTTGCTCGACGGCTTGGAGATTGCGAAAACCATCTTCGTGGGCAACTCGTGGGGCGCCATGATTGGTGGCACCTTTGCTGCGCGGCATCCGAAAAGGGTCGTGGCCTCGGTGTTGATGAATGGGACGGCCTCCGAGGCAGGGCTTCGCCAGAAGCTCGAGTATTTTGCGCTGACGCGGATCGTCCGCGCGATGGGCGGCGTGCGTGGCCCGTTGATGAGGAGCGTGACGCGCGCGTTTCTCGGGCCCACCAGCTTGCGCGAAAAGCCCGAAGCGGTGCGGACCATCCGCGAGACGGTCGCACGCGCGCACGTGACGTCGTCGATCTTGGCGGTCGAGAGCGTCGTTTCGGCGCGGCCGGATCAGCACGCGCTGCTCGCGACGATCCGCTCGCCGGTGTACGTCGTGGCGGGCGAAGAGGATCCCACGTTTTCGCTGGCCGAGACGCAACGCATGGCCGCGGCCATCCCGGGTGCCGAGTTCCACGTGATGCCCCGCACCGGGCATCTCGCAGGGCTCGAGCGACCGACGGAGGTGGCCGCGCTCATCGACGGATTTCTCGCGCGGGTGCTCCCGTGA
- a CDS encoding ATP-binding domain-containing protein: MPNVQPRPLTAAESKLVRDHEAFAASVRASVLEKAPSRSGGTEDRFAYARLRDEYAEAGEEDRMALLAQMHETAARADARRAQEEELLPDLQAPYFAHMRLRTAGNVRDVLLGARPYVDTGRAVTIVDFRRAPIAEAFFTCEPGDDYEIEVDRRTVEGVLEARHLVAFEKGAPAAITVEGGALRRVRGEWHFEPGALVPDFSRVEGLPLAAEIDHAQREKGIAALLDADQRAVLERDPKETLLVLGAAGSGKTTVAIHRIAAIAERTPDFDPTAVLVLVPEVGLRHLARRMLTDLGLERVHVRTFDEWIRGEARRVFPWIPEESPDAPAAVRRLKRHPGIFAAIDALVEDIVRGIGSRIDRLHAGRGAIREAIDAHREPVIEHRLRQAEKAVLGAASPAKQPLLKDAFREARRRLERVQADLHRLVGDRALLEHAVRAAKGQLAMPVLEQAVEHTRRQLDDPSAVRFAHVDAERLQTLDGLSLDEDTPDAVAGTIDAEDYAILFELLFRKTGRSGTRAGALRRYRHLVLDEAQGLSPIELRVLGRALAPGGSATVAGDAAQRLGEGEAFASWDTLVSELGVHSTATHLETSYRCPRPILELAYAVLGDEAAGPMPAAAREGPAVLRTVLPGEGHAAVFISEALRSLARREPHAGVAVIAADAKSARAVHEVLARSLPARLVLDGDFAFAPGVEVTEVAQVKGLEFDYVILPDADARTYPSDGEHRRKMHVALTRAVHQVWIVAPGALSPIFPMALAVPEALSWPMGRRT; this comes from the coding sequence ATGCCCAACGTTCAACCGCGGCCGCTCACGGCCGCAGAGTCGAAGCTCGTCCGCGATCACGAAGCTTTTGCCGCGTCCGTGCGCGCGTCGGTGCTCGAGAAGGCACCGTCTCGATCGGGCGGCACGGAGGACCGGTTCGCGTATGCGCGCTTGCGCGACGAATACGCCGAGGCCGGCGAGGAGGACCGGATGGCGCTGCTCGCGCAGATGCACGAGACGGCGGCGCGGGCCGATGCGCGCAGGGCGCAGGAAGAGGAGCTACTGCCCGATCTTCAGGCACCTTATTTCGCGCACATGCGTCTTCGCACCGCGGGAAACGTGCGGGACGTGCTCCTGGGCGCGCGGCCGTACGTCGACACGGGGCGTGCGGTGACCATCGTCGACTTTCGGCGCGCGCCCATCGCCGAAGCCTTTTTTACCTGCGAGCCGGGCGACGACTACGAGATCGAGGTCGACCGTCGCACCGTGGAGGGGGTTCTCGAGGCGCGGCATTTGGTGGCGTTCGAAAAGGGCGCGCCGGCGGCCATCACCGTGGAGGGCGGGGCCCTTCGCCGGGTTCGCGGGGAGTGGCACTTCGAGCCCGGCGCGCTTGTCCCTGATTTCTCCCGGGTGGAGGGGCTGCCTCTGGCCGCCGAGATCGATCACGCCCAGCGCGAGAAGGGCATCGCGGCGCTGCTCGATGCGGATCAGCGCGCCGTCCTAGAGCGCGATCCCAAGGAGACGTTGTTGGTTCTCGGCGCCGCCGGCAGCGGCAAGACCACGGTGGCCATCCATCGCATCGCGGCCATCGCGGAGCGTACGCCGGACTTCGATCCCACCGCGGTGCTGGTGCTCGTGCCCGAGGTGGGATTGCGGCACCTCGCGCGGCGGATGCTGACGGATCTCGGGCTCGAGCGGGTCCACGTGCGGACCTTCGACGAATGGATCCGCGGGGAGGCGCGGCGCGTGTTCCCGTGGATTCCGGAGGAGTCGCCCGACGCGCCGGCGGCGGTGCGCCGGCTCAAACGGCATCCGGGGATTTTCGCGGCCATCGACGCGCTCGTCGAGGACATCGTGCGCGGGATCGGTTCGCGCATCGATCGACTGCATGCGGGGCGTGGCGCGATTCGCGAGGCCATCGACGCGCACCGAGAGCCCGTGATCGAGCATCGACTGCGGCAGGCGGAAAAGGCCGTGCTCGGGGCGGCGTCGCCGGCCAAGCAGCCGCTGTTGAAGGATGCCTTTCGCGAGGCGCGCCGGCGCCTCGAACGGGTGCAAGCGGACCTGCATCGGTTGGTGGGCGATCGCGCGCTGCTGGAGCACGCGGTGCGTGCGGCCAAGGGGCAGTTGGCCATGCCCGTTCTCGAGCAGGCGGTCGAGCACACGCGGCGCCAGCTCGACGATCCCAGCGCGGTTCGGTTCGCGCACGTCGACGCGGAGCGCTTGCAAACGCTCGATGGCCTTTCGCTCGACGAGGATACGCCCGATGCGGTGGCGGGAACGATCGACGCGGAAGACTATGCCATCTTGTTCGAATTGCTCTTTCGCAAGACGGGTCGCTCGGGGACGCGGGCGGGGGCGCTCCGCCGTTATCGGCATTTGGTCCTCGACGAAGCGCAGGGACTTTCGCCCATCGAGTTGCGCGTGCTCGGGCGGGCGCTCGCGCCGGGCGGTAGTGCGACGGTGGCCGGCGATGCTGCGCAACGGCTCGGCGAAGGGGAGGCGTTCGCATCTTGGGATACGCTCGTTTCCGAGCTGGGCGTGCACTCCACGGCGACGCACCTCGAGACGTCGTACCGATGCCCGCGCCCCATTTTGGAGCTCGCGTATGCCGTGTTGGGCGACGAGGCCGCGGGGCCCATGCCCGCTGCCGCACGCGAGGGACCTGCGGTGTTGCGCACCGTGCTGCCCGGCGAGGGGCACGCGGCGGTGTTCATTTCCGAAGCCCTGCGGAGCCTCGCGCGGCGTGAGCCTCACGCGGGGGTGGCGGTCATCGCGGCGGATGCGAAGTCGGCGCGTGCGGTGCACGAGGTGCTCGCGCGCTCGCTGCCGGCGCGCCTCGTGCTCGATGGGGACTTCGCCTTCGCGCCAGGGGTCGAGGTGACCGAGGTGGCGCAGGTCAAAGGCCTGGAGTTCGACTACGTCATCCTGCCGGATGCCGACGCGCGGACGTACCCGAGCGACGGCGAGCATCGCCGCAAGATGCACGTGGCACTGACCCGGGCCGTGCATCAAGTGTGGATCGTCGCGCCGGGCGCGCTGTCTCCTATTTTCCCGATGGCGCTGGCGGTGCCGGAGGCGCTGTCGTGGCCGATGGGGCGAAGAACTTGA
- a CDS encoding phenylacetate--CoA ligase family protein has protein sequence MASPLERALGVFHETVAQVPAYRTFLAEQGVAAEQVRDEAAFRALPLMTKENYFRRFPLDARCRQGALARAEMIAVSSGSTGEPTFWPRTARDEALVAERFEQVFRDSFRADERTTLAVICFPLGTWVGGMYTTSGCRALTAKGQKVTVITPGNNKDEILRVVAALAPSFEQVVLLGYPPFLKDVVDTARARGIDLRPWQVKLVLAGEVVSEEWRTLLAERLGQGNILQDSASLYGTADAGVLATETPLSIALRRFFAAHPDLARERFGESRLPTLAQYDPLARYLEERDGTLLFTADGGVPLVRYHIADTGGIADFGAMMEFARARGFLLPAELESGDRGVREMPFVWVFGRSHFTVSFFGANVFPENVTVALEEAPIHTWVTGKFVLMAEEDAQRDRRLRLVVELAPGVAASDDKIEAIAASVVRALVLRSSEFAHYVPKERQRPEVMLAPAGDPSWFPVGVKHRYTRNARSTSH, from the coding sequence ATGGCGAGCCCCCTCGAGCGTGCGCTGGGCGTATTTCACGAAACGGTGGCGCAGGTGCCCGCCTACCGCACGTTTCTCGCGGAGCAAGGCGTTGCCGCCGAGCAGGTGCGTGACGAGGCGGCGTTTCGTGCGCTGCCGCTGATGACCAAGGAGAACTACTTCCGTCGTTTTCCGCTGGATGCGCGTTGCCGGCAGGGAGCGCTCGCGCGGGCGGAGATGATTGCCGTGTCGTCCGGCTCGACGGGCGAGCCCACGTTCTGGCCGCGCACGGCGCGGGACGAGGCGTTGGTGGCGGAGCGCTTCGAGCAGGTGTTCCGCGATTCGTTCCGTGCGGACGAACGAACGACGCTCGCGGTGATCTGTTTTCCTCTGGGGACGTGGGTGGGCGGGATGTACACGACCAGCGGCTGCCGCGCGCTCACGGCGAAGGGCCAAAAGGTCACCGTGATTACGCCGGGCAACAACAAGGACGAGATTTTGCGCGTGGTGGCGGCGCTGGCACCGTCGTTCGAACAAGTCGTCCTTTTGGGCTATCCGCCCTTTTTGAAGGACGTGGTCGACACGGCACGGGCGCGTGGCATCGACCTCCGCCCCTGGCAGGTGAAGCTCGTGCTCGCGGGCGAGGTGGTCAGCGAGGAGTGGCGCACGCTTCTCGCGGAGCGGCTCGGGCAGGGAAATATCCTGCAGGATTCGGCATCGCTCTACGGCACCGCGGATGCGGGGGTGCTCGCCACGGAGACGCCGCTGTCGATTGCGCTGCGCCGGTTCTTTGCGGCGCATCCGGATTTGGCCCGCGAGCGCTTTGGCGAATCGCGCCTGCCGACGCTCGCGCAGTACGATCCGCTGGCGCGCTATCTCGAAGAGCGCGACGGCACCTTGCTTTTCACCGCGGATGGGGGCGTTCCGCTGGTGCGCTATCACATTGCCGATACGGGGGGCATTGCCGACTTCGGCGCGATGATGGAGTTTGCGCGGGCGCGTGGCTTCCTGCTGCCGGCGGAGCTCGAATCGGGCGATCGTGGTGTGCGTGAAATGCCATTCGTATGGGTATTCGGCCGCTCGCATTTCACGGTTTCCTTTTTCGGTGCCAATGTCTTTCCCGAAAATGTCACCGTGGCGCTCGAAGAGGCACCGATTCACACGTGGGTGACGGGCAAGTTCGTGCTCATGGCCGAGGAGGATGCCCAGCGCGATCGGCGCCTGCGCCTCGTGGTGGAACTCGCACCCGGCGTGGCGGCGAGCGACGATAAAATCGAGGCCATCGCCGCCTCGGTGGTGCGTGCGCTGGTGCTGCGAAGCAGCGAATTTGCCCACTACGTCCCCAAGGAGCGGCAGCGCCCGGAGGTGATGTTGGCGCCGGCGGGGGATCCCTCGTGGTTCCCGGTTGGGGTGAAGCACCGCTACACGCGAAACGCGCGATCCACTTCCCACTAA
- a CDS encoding fibro-slime domain-containing protein — protein MRRYLTSMLLVLLACGSDSSNFGNAPTGGNGVDGGDGGANNPGGGVVIPGNDGGGLPDGGGECSHSLKAIIRDFRPCGAEPNATSCTQANGHLDFEHYRGDGVAKGIVGLGLNPDDHTPVWIARGQTNEGPATTDAARFHDWYHTKQGVNIELTRQLDLVEQAGGHYVYERTAFFPIDDDKAQGTTTGFGNGPKPPPPNENIDHNFEFTTEVRLSFTYRGGETFEFYGDDDLWVFVDGKLALDLGGPHPPARDRVNMDARGLTVGKTYSMDLFHAERHTEKSTFRVDTTIECFKPPVH, from the coding sequence ATGCGCCGGTACCTGACGTCGATGCTCCTCGTTCTTCTCGCGTGCGGTTCGGACTCGTCCAACTTCGGCAACGCGCCCACCGGCGGGAACGGCGTCGATGGAGGGGATGGCGGCGCGAACAACCCTGGAGGGGGCGTCGTCATCCCCGGCAACGACGGCGGCGGACTCCCGGATGGGGGCGGCGAGTGCAGCCACTCGCTGAAGGCCATCATCCGCGACTTCCGCCCGTGCGGGGCGGAGCCCAACGCCACGAGCTGCACCCAAGCCAACGGCCACCTCGACTTCGAGCATTACCGCGGCGACGGCGTCGCCAAGGGCATCGTGGGCCTCGGCTTGAACCCCGACGATCACACGCCCGTGTGGATCGCCCGCGGCCAGACGAACGAAGGACCCGCCACCACCGACGCCGCGCGTTTTCACGACTGGTACCACACCAAGCAGGGCGTCAACATCGAGCTGACGCGCCAGCTCGACTTGGTCGAGCAAGCGGGTGGCCACTACGTCTACGAGCGCACCGCGTTCTTTCCCATCGACGACGACAAGGCGCAGGGCACCACCACCGGATTCGGCAACGGCCCCAAGCCCCCGCCCCCGAACGAGAACATCGATCACAACTTCGAGTTCACCACCGAGGTGCGCCTCTCGTTCACCTACCGCGGCGGCGAGACCTTCGAGTTTTACGGCGATGACGATCTCTGGGTCTTCGTCGATGGGAAGCTCGCACTCGATCTCGGCGGGCCGCACCCGCCGGCGCGCGACCGCGTCAATATGGATGCGCGCGGCCTCACCGTCGGAAAGACGTACTCGATGGATCTCTTCCACGCGGAACGACACACTGAGAAGTCCACGTTCCGTGTCGACACGACGATCGAGTGCTTCAAGCCTCCCGTCCACTGA
- a CDS encoding MFS transporter has translation MSNAFQLLFGLLFWLPVFYVYQRQSGLSDPQIFGIQSIYYVVFCLLEVPTGLFADRFDYRRSVRAGAVVLAVANLTPVFAANYTGFLVHFVLIALARSLVSGAFSAYLYDYLSAEGARDAYRAAEGRGRAYSLVGRVACLPVAGLLMSWLPAAPYWLSSASAVAATVIAFRLPPIGGSGQKAKTPLPFVTLIGTAFKYLRATPQLLMLMVQGVAVFTLVRIVQVNLFQPILTSKELPLPTFGLIMAGTTVCEIAGAFRSGWIKRWMSNQNAVFVLTLTMAGALAALVPMGVAGTIAALSVFSLASGLSFPIQRQLLNEAIVNSDARATLLSIESIIDRAVCAVVAVLLGDYLARGALHAFLAQTAAATAGLMALLFVALRFFRKVQTHK, from the coding sequence TTGAGTAATGCGTTTCAACTCCTCTTCGGGCTTCTGTTCTGGCTTCCCGTTTTTTATGTCTATCAGCGCCAATCGGGCCTGAGCGATCCGCAGATCTTCGGGATTCAGAGCATTTATTACGTGGTGTTTTGCCTCTTGGAGGTACCCACCGGCCTGTTTGCGGATCGATTCGATTACCGCCGCTCGGTGCGGGCGGGCGCCGTGGTGTTGGCGGTGGCCAACCTGACACCGGTATTTGCCGCGAATTATACCGGCTTTTTGGTTCACTTCGTGCTCATCGCCCTGGCGCGTTCGTTGGTGTCGGGGGCCTTTAGTGCGTACCTCTATGATTACTTGTCGGCCGAGGGCGCGCGCGATGCCTACCGCGCCGCGGAGGGGCGAGGACGCGCCTACAGCTTGGTAGGAAGGGTCGCCTGTCTACCGGTCGCGGGTCTGCTCATGTCCTGGCTGCCCGCGGCACCGTATTGGCTCTCGTCGGCAAGTGCCGTGGCGGCGACCGTGATTGCCTTTCGGCTGCCGCCCATCGGGGGTTCGGGTCAAAAGGCCAAGACGCCACTGCCTTTCGTGACGTTGATCGGTACGGCGTTCAAATACCTTCGAGCAACGCCGCAGCTGTTGATGCTGATGGTCCAGGGCGTCGCCGTCTTCACCCTGGTGCGCATCGTCCAAGTGAATCTGTTCCAGCCGATTCTCACCTCGAAGGAACTGCCGCTGCCCACGTTTGGATTGATCATGGCCGGCACGACGGTCTGCGAAATTGCGGGGGCATTCCGCAGCGGCTGGATCAAGCGGTGGATGAGCAATCAAAACGCCGTGTTCGTACTCACCTTGACGATGGCCGGTGCGCTGGCAGCCTTGGTTCCCATGGGCGTCGCAGGAACCATCGCGGCCTTGAGTGTGTTCTCCTTGGCGAGCGGCCTGTCGTTTCCGATTCAGCGGCAACTGCTCAACGAGGCCATCGTCAATTCGGATGCGCGCGCCACGCTGCTGTCGATCGAGTCGATCATCGACCGAGCGGTATGTGCCGTGGTGGCCGTCCTATTGGGAGATTATTTGGCACGCGGCGCGTTGCACGCCTTCCTGGCGCAGACGGCCGCGGCCACCGCAGGGCTCATGGCATTGCTCTTCGTAGCCCTGCGCTTTTTCCGTAAAGTACAGACTCATAAGTAG
- a CDS encoding ATP-grasp domain-containing protein has protein sequence MSNRSKVVIVDPYSSGYGLAPAFRAKNVDAVAVRTAFEIPESALDSWNPSHFESILDGTMPEADLAARVAEFSPLCILPGNESGVELAEALTARLMPHVGNVPELAAARRDKWQTALALHRNGIPVLHQVGTAKPEAVEAWIAEFGLEGQPLVLKPPKSAGTDNVHIVRAGQDWRPVFAQILGVINKMGLHNEAVLVQEFGEGTEYAVDTYTAGGAHGLVSVCRYRKRAIDDRLGIYEAVDFLPPDAPRVEALYDYVRAALDAVGMRNGAAHVEVMDTPRGPRLIEVNARLSGGHQQRLTRLATGDSQIDRCVRHMVGEPLGGDGYRLNKHVTVAYLSAARTGTWRNAEEMKALSQRPTFQDIHLVYGTGDHVPRTVDVFTSIGQVVLASEDAAAVAEDYAAVRACEARMDIV, from the coding sequence GTGAGCAATCGATCCAAAGTAGTCATCGTGGACCCGTATTCTTCGGGATACGGATTGGCACCTGCATTTCGTGCGAAGAACGTGGACGCGGTCGCCGTGCGCACGGCCTTCGAGATCCCCGAGAGTGCGCTCGACAGCTGGAATCCTTCGCACTTCGAGAGCATCCTCGACGGCACGATGCCCGAGGCCGATCTCGCGGCGCGCGTGGCCGAGTTTTCGCCGTTGTGCATCCTGCCGGGCAACGAGTCGGGCGTGGAGCTCGCCGAGGCGCTCACCGCGCGGCTGATGCCGCACGTCGGCAACGTGCCGGAGCTGGCCGCGGCGCGCCGCGACAAGTGGCAGACCGCGCTGGCGTTGCACCGCAACGGAATTCCGGTGCTGCACCAAGTCGGCACGGCGAAGCCGGAGGCGGTGGAGGCATGGATTGCCGAATTTGGCCTGGAGGGGCAGCCTTTGGTGCTCAAGCCACCGAAGAGTGCAGGCACCGACAACGTGCACATCGTGCGGGCGGGCCAGGATTGGCGTCCGGTGTTCGCGCAGATCCTCGGCGTGATCAACAAGATGGGGCTGCACAACGAAGCTGTGCTCGTGCAGGAGTTCGGCGAGGGAACGGAGTACGCGGTCGATACGTACACGGCGGGCGGAGCGCACGGGCTGGTGTCGGTCTGTCGGTACCGCAAGCGGGCCATCGACGACCGGCTCGGGATTTACGAAGCGGTGGACTTTTTGCCGCCCGACGCCCCGCGCGTGGAGGCGCTCTACGACTACGTGCGCGCGGCGCTCGATGCCGTGGGCATGCGCAACGGCGCCGCCCACGTGGAGGTGATGGACACGCCCCGAGGCCCCCGTTTGATCGAGGTGAACGCGCGCCTCTCGGGCGGGCACCAGCAGCGCCTGACCCGATTGGCCACGGGCGATTCGCAGATCGATCGCTGCGTGCGCCATATGGTCGGCGAGCCCCTCGGCGGCGACGGCTACCGGCTGAACAAGCACGTCACGGTGGCCTATCTGTCGGCCGCCCGCACCGGCACGTGGCGCAACGCCGAAGAGATGAAGGCATTGAGCCAGCGACCGACGTTCCAGGACATTCACCTGGTGTACGGCACGGGCGATCACGTCCCGCGCACGGTCGACGTGTTCACCTCGATCGGCCAAGTGGTGCTGGCCAGCGAAGACGCCGCCGCCGTGGCGGAGGATTACGCAGCCGTTCGCGCGTGCGAAGCGCGGATGGATATCGTCTAA